Proteins from a single region of Runella sp. SP2:
- a CDS encoding LGFP repeat-containing protein — translation MKKITSFIVPLVCVSMLFLLTGCPKPSDPDYKAAIKAKYQQLGWMPEADNGGEPVKTASGNGWVQYYGNKDRAIYYIDGKAFGFLNYEMKKYEALGQDKFTALGTPTSDWQQFLTGITGNEFTKGVIVSTPKGVFAVYGSIYERYKAIGRWNSPLGYPIGDEGTMTTRKEGRFQHFTKTGPIGQIYWSQTTGAQAFWGKVEIMYGRAGVGYDGSWLGLPKSSCDPNKADNQQTVDFEKGKIITGPTCGAYLNQDNETVYQNGTRAANVNSIPCYNY, via the coding sequence ATGAAAAAAATAACTTCTTTTATTGTGCCACTTGTATGTGTTTCAATGCTGTTTTTATTAACGGGCTGCCCTAAACCTTCTGACCCTGATTATAAAGCAGCAATTAAAGCTAAATATCAACAACTGGGCTGGATGCCAGAAGCTGATAACGGTGGCGAACCAGTTAAAACCGCAAGTGGTAACGGTTGGGTGCAATATTATGGCAACAAAGACCGCGCAATTTATTATATCGACGGAAAGGCATTTGGTTTCTTAAATTATGAAATGAAGAAATATGAAGCCCTTGGTCAAGATAAGTTTACGGCATTGGGTACGCCTACTTCTGATTGGCAACAGTTTTTGACGGGAATTACGGGTAATGAGTTTACTAAAGGAGTTATTGTTTCTACTCCAAAAGGCGTATTTGCCGTTTATGGTTCTATTTATGAAAGATACAAAGCCATCGGCCGTTGGAATAGCCCATTGGGATATCCTATTGGTGATGAAGGTACCATGACTACTCGCAAAGAGGGACGCTTTCAGCATTTTACCAAAACTGGGCCGATTGGGCAAATTTATTGGAGCCAAACCACAGGTGCTCAGGCATTTTGGGGAAAAGTAGAGATTATGTACGGGAGAGCTGGTGTCGGATATGATGGCAGTTGGTTGGGCTTACCCAAGTCGAGCTGTGACCCAAATAAAGCTGATAATCAACAAACGGTGGATTTTGAGAAAGGAAAGATTATAACTGGACCTACTTGCGGAGCTTACTTAAACCAAGATAATGAAACGGTGTATCAAAACGGCACAAGAGCAGCTAATGTAAATTCTATTCCTTGTTATAATTATTAA
- a CDS encoding fibronectin type III domain-containing protein: MKKLLLLFLLGYQVAFSQTIITQEKAKKIKIPEAKKPSKYQILAKAKYYGDSVVLRWSANDAVLWQLAKEKGVNIERFEVIDGELKNQIQIVKQLKPWSLAEWKRNCKREDTTAAVIAQLLYGVNKDPNNATGTGSMDAIINQRYDMDNRFFMVNMMAAWHPFHAKGLALRFVDKTIKKNQRYVYQISSPIDPKIMKADTGYLLVKTSQIEPLEKMLPVETEIGDKMVKFKWNKLLSDINFTGYFYERSADNGKTFRRINKKPYLQLSNKEKDADDYITLVDSLPENYKKYIYRIVGINHFGDLSEYSTNILVMGVDLTPPSQVFNLRTENTSGSKVKITWQKKQKESDFIGYVIGRSQSIKGPFEPLQKQFLPISAAEFTDEKAEPYGTNYYVVSAIDTAGNAAISLPAYVVMKDEAAPIKPTGLKGSIDSAGIVKIQWSKNNEPDLLGYMVYKANAIDHVFTPITTGFLADEFFADSITLRSLTKKIYYRVVAFDKSRRASPYSETLELKKPDFIPPVSPVFDGFSVSDSTATLHWVPSSSEDVKTQIVYRKEEGKDLEWRELTRLDAKKNSYIDKNVLPKHRYSYALVAMDDSQLLSEKSFPIEVKPYDSGVRRGVQNLKVTKTTDGKLILLTWNVNSVTTNRILIYRKINQSGLVLVEGLPSTTSQFIDKSAQTGKFQYALKVLYKDGGESLLGDLVSIQK, from the coding sequence ATGAAAAAGCTGTTATTATTATTCCTTTTGGGTTATCAAGTAGCTTTTTCGCAGACAATTATCACACAAGAAAAAGCGAAAAAAATAAAAATACCAGAGGCCAAAAAGCCTTCCAAATATCAAATTTTAGCCAAAGCCAAATATTATGGTGATTCGGTAGTGCTTAGGTGGAGCGCAAATGATGCTGTTTTGTGGCAATTGGCTAAAGAAAAGGGGGTTAATATTGAGCGTTTTGAAGTAATAGATGGGGAACTTAAAAACCAAATTCAGATCGTAAAACAGCTGAAACCATGGTCGTTGGCTGAGTGGAAAAGAAACTGTAAACGCGAAGACACGACCGCCGCCGTAATAGCCCAACTGCTTTATGGGGTTAATAAAGACCCCAATAATGCTACAGGGACAGGTTCTATGGATGCTATTATCAACCAACGCTACGATATGGATAATCGCTTTTTTATGGTGAATATGATGGCTGCCTGGCATCCGTTCCATGCCAAGGGCTTGGCTTTGAGATTTGTTGACAAAACCATCAAAAAGAACCAAAGGTATGTTTATCAGATTTCGTCACCCATAGATCCCAAAATAATGAAGGCAGATACGGGGTATCTCTTGGTAAAAACCTCCCAAATAGAACCACTAGAAAAAATGCTTCCCGTGGAAACGGAGATAGGCGATAAAATGGTGAAGTTTAAATGGAATAAGTTGTTGAGTGATATAAACTTTACGGGGTATTTTTACGAACGCTCTGCTGACAATGGTAAAACATTTAGAAGAATCAACAAAAAGCCTTATTTACAACTCTCAAACAAAGAAAAAGACGCTGACGATTATATAACACTCGTCGATTCATTACCCGAAAATTACAAAAAGTACATCTATCGTATAGTGGGTATCAACCACTTTGGCGACTTGAGCGAATATTCCACAAACATACTGGTCATGGGAGTAGATTTAACTCCGCCTTCCCAAGTGTTTAATCTTAGGACTGAGAATACTTCGGGTTCAAAGGTGAAAATTACATGGCAAAAAAAGCAAAAAGAGTCCGATTTTATTGGCTATGTAATTGGTCGAAGCCAAAGCATAAAAGGGCCTTTTGAACCCTTACAAAAGCAATTTCTGCCCATTTCTGCCGCTGAGTTTACGGACGAAAAAGCAGAACCCTATGGTACCAATTACTACGTAGTATCAGCCATAGACACCGCGGGAAATGCGGCTATTTCACTCCCCGCTTATGTGGTAATGAAAGACGAAGCGGCTCCCATAAAACCCACGGGTCTCAAAGGTAGTATCGACAGCGCAGGTATTGTTAAAATTCAATGGTCAAAAAACAATGAGCCCGATTTGCTGGGCTATATGGTTTACAAAGCCAATGCCATCGACCACGTTTTTACACCCATCACCACAGGTTTTTTAGCAGATGAATTCTTTGCCGATAGTATTACGCTTCGCAGTCTTACCAAAAAAATTTACTATCGCGTGGTGGCTTTTGATAAGTCGCGCCGAGCCAGTCCCTATTCAGAAACTTTAGAGCTCAAAAAGCCCGACTTCATTCCTCCCGTCAGTCCTGTATTTGATGGTTTTTCAGTATCCGACAGTACGGCGACTCTCCATTGGGTGCCGTCTTCGAGCGAAGATGTAAAAACGCAGATAGTATATCGAAAAGAAGAAGGCAAAGACCTCGAATGGCGCGAACTGACGCGTCTGGATGCCAAAAAGAATTCGTACATTGACAAAAACGTTTTACCAAAACATCGGTATAGTTATGCGTTAGTCGCCATGGATGACAGCCAATTGTTATCCGAAAAATCATTCCCAATCGAAGTAAAACCCTACGATTCGGGGGTACGGCGAGGCGTTCAAAATTTAAAAGTTACCAAAACCACTGACGGCAAGCTGATTTTATTGACATGGAACGTAAATTCAGTGACGACTAACCGTATTTTGATTTACCGAAAGATTAATCAATCGGGTTTAGTTTTAGTAGAGGGATTACCAAGCACTACCAGTCAGTTTATTGACAAGTCTGCCCAAACGGGAAAATTCCAATATGCCCTAAAAGTGCTTTACAAAGACGGTGGAGAATCATTACTTGGAGATTTGGTCTCCATTCAAAAATAA
- a CDS encoding DUF2279 domain-containing protein — translation MKSRLFLFLVVAINGLGFSQTDSTHEKEMPTFHKGRFATVVATEAALYAGTMAYLNFIWYKDTPRVPFGFYNDAAGYLQVDKFGHAYGAYLESYIGYKALRWTGASKKKALLFGGTLGFFLQSPIEIIDGFYEGWGFSWSDMAANAVGSSLVIGQELLFDEQIMKYKFSFRRSPYSKQANGYLGTTFAGQILQDYNAHTYWFSIGLNRIIRSERIPDWLNVAVGYGANGMFGEFENIKRWGNVVIPPTQRYRQFLFSLDIDWTKIKTKNRFLNQVFQSMFMVKLPFPALEINTKGGLRAYGIYY, via the coding sequence ATGAAATCACGGTTGTTCCTATTTTTAGTGGTAGCCATCAACGGGCTTGGCTTTTCCCAGACGGACTCAACGCATGAAAAAGAGATGCCCACCTTCCATAAAGGCCGCTTTGCCACCGTGGTAGCAACAGAGGCGGCTTTGTACGCGGGCACAATGGCTTATCTGAATTTCATTTGGTACAAAGACACTCCACGAGTACCTTTTGGGTTTTATAACGATGCTGCGGGGTATTTGCAAGTAGATAAATTTGGTCATGCCTACGGAGCTTATTTAGAAAGTTATATCGGGTATAAAGCATTGCGGTGGACGGGTGCTTCCAAAAAGAAGGCATTATTGTTTGGCGGTACATTAGGCTTTTTTCTACAATCACCCATTGAGATTATAGATGGATTTTATGAAGGCTGGGGTTTTTCTTGGAGCGATATGGCTGCTAATGCCGTAGGTAGTTCGCTGGTGATTGGTCAGGAATTACTTTTCGACGAGCAAATCATGAAGTACAAATTCTCTTTTCGACGATCTCCTTATTCCAAACAGGCCAATGGATACTTAGGAACGACGTTTGCAGGACAAATCTTACAAGACTACAATGCCCATACCTATTGGTTCAGCATCGGACTGAATCGTATTATTCGGTCAGAACGTATTCCTGATTGGCTTAATGTAGCAGTAGGGTACGGAGCCAATGGCATGTTTGGGGAATTTGAAAATATCAAGCGTTGGGGTAATGTTGTGATTCCGCCCACGCAGCGCTATCGTCAGTTTCTGTTTTCACTTGATATTGATTGGACGAAAATCAAGACGAAGAACCGATTTCTGAATCAAGTCTTCCAAAGCATGTTTATGGTCAAACTTCCTTTTCCTGCACTTGAAATCAATACGAAGGGTGGTCTCCGAGCTTATGGTATTTATTATTAA
- a CDS encoding outer membrane beta-barrel family protein, with amino-acid sequence MKNILTLVIVALGMTAAHAQFPGGMQGGGDGNGRNRNTNTQQPSLNLESTAPKGNSRITGFVIDSAATQAVEFANIALFSKATGKPVDGTMADEKGKFTLKSIAAGDYKLMISFIGFKDKTIDNIKLAKGQELDLAVIKLSPDVRTLAEVVVTGEKSMIEEKVDRMVYNAEKDLTSRGGDAADILKKVPMLSVDLDGNVSLRGSSNIRVLINNKPSTIVASSIADALKMIPADLIKSVEVITSPSAKYDAEGSAGIINIITKKSTLQGLTLNLDAGVGVRGSNLSLNGNYRQGKLGITLGGFGRMFYNKAATTLDQTTIQNGMSLLTKQSTDAYDNGLFGRYNLGFDYDLGKNQSLTAGVSFGTRNMIRSQDMTSNLFTNNALTSTTLRDVTTRDLSNNVDMNLDYIRTFKTPGKEWSISTQYSRSNLTNNFNADLLSESSTLLSRQKNLNSNVNQEATIQTDYQTPIKANQMFEIGAKTIMRQVNSDFSYQVAGATGEFASDARNPKGLLNYNQNIVAGYMSYTYSTANKYTFKVGSRYEYTTIDAQDQIGKINIPSYGSLVPSINISKNIKGKTTVKAAYNRRIQRPGLQQLNPNFNAANPFNISIGNPNLKPELTDNFELALSTSIKKTYLNVAVFSRSTNNSIMRLSSPSDTLAGAIITTFENIGKQQVVGANIFANVYLTPKWTLNGGVDVYYNYLEGKIQGLDGTSINTNNSGVVIGGRIMSSLSLNKGWAIQANGGMRGNQVTLQGVQGSFYMYSLGVRKEFNNKKGSLGLATDNFLGGMRMKSTSVTPILNQTMINNIYNQNVKLTFSYKIGKMSFVAPKKTKGVRNDDVKEGGDNN; translated from the coding sequence ATGAAAAATATTCTCACTCTCGTCATAGTAGCATTGGGCATGACAGCCGCCCACGCTCAATTTCCAGGTGGTATGCAAGGTGGAGGTGATGGCAATGGCCGCAACCGTAATACCAATACGCAGCAACCTAGCCTCAATCTTGAAAGTACAGCTCCCAAAGGTAATTCACGTATTACAGGTTTTGTGATTGATTCTGCTGCTACGCAAGCGGTGGAGTTTGCGAACATTGCGCTCTTCAGTAAAGCCACAGGCAAGCCCGTAGATGGTACTATGGCCGATGAAAAAGGGAAGTTTACCTTAAAAAGCATCGCTGCTGGTGACTATAAATTGATGATTTCGTTCATTGGTTTTAAAGACAAAACCATTGACAATATCAAATTAGCAAAAGGACAAGAGCTTGATTTGGCGGTAATTAAACTTAGTCCCGATGTGCGTACCCTTGCTGAAGTGGTCGTGACGGGTGAAAAGTCAATGATTGAAGAAAAAGTGGATCGCATGGTGTATAACGCCGAAAAAGACCTTACCTCTCGTGGGGGCGATGCTGCTGATATTCTTAAAAAAGTACCGATGTTGAGCGTCGATTTGGATGGAAACGTTTCGCTTCGCGGAAGCTCTAATATTCGAGTATTGATTAACAACAAACCATCAACAATCGTAGCGAGTAGCATTGCGGATGCCTTGAAAATGATTCCTGCTGACTTGATTAAATCGGTGGAGGTAATCACTTCTCCTTCAGCTAAATACGATGCCGAAGGTTCTGCAGGTATCATCAATATCATTACCAAAAAATCAACCCTCCAAGGACTTACCCTAAACCTCGATGCTGGGGTAGGGGTGCGTGGTTCGAACCTTAGTTTAAACGGTAACTACCGCCAAGGAAAATTGGGAATCACGCTCGGTGGTTTTGGACGGATGTTTTACAACAAAGCCGCTACAACGCTAGACCAAACGACGATTCAAAACGGCATGTCGTTGTTGACTAAACAATCGACCGACGCGTATGACAATGGCTTGTTTGGACGTTACAACCTCGGATTTGATTATGATTTGGGAAAAAATCAGTCATTGACGGCGGGCGTGAGCTTTGGTACTCGTAATATGATTCGTAGCCAAGACATGACAAGCAACTTGTTTACCAATAACGCATTAACTTCTACGACACTCCGTGATGTAACTACTCGCGACCTTTCAAATAACGTGGATATGAACCTTGATTATATTCGTACGTTCAAAACCCCAGGGAAAGAGTGGTCGATTTCGACACAATACAGCCGTAGTAATCTTACCAATAACTTCAACGCTGACTTGTTGAGCGAAAGTAGCACTTTGTTGAGTCGTCAGAAGAACTTGAACTCGAACGTCAACCAAGAGGCGACGATTCAGACTGACTACCAAACGCCAATCAAAGCAAACCAGATGTTTGAAATCGGTGCCAAAACCATCATGCGTCAAGTAAATAGCGATTTTAGTTACCAAGTGGCAGGGGCAACGGGTGAGTTTGCATCCGATGCACGTAATCCAAAAGGGTTGCTGAACTACAACCAAAACATCGTGGCAGGTTACATGTCTTACACTTACTCTACTGCCAACAAATATACCTTTAAAGTAGGGTCGCGCTATGAATACACAACGATTGATGCCCAAGACCAAATTGGCAAAATCAACATTCCTAGCTACGGTAGCTTAGTGCCAAGCATCAATATTTCAAAGAATATTAAAGGAAAAACAACGGTAAAAGCAGCCTATAACCGCCGTATTCAGCGCCCAGGTTTGCAGCAGTTGAACCCCAATTTTAATGCCGCTAACCCTTTCAACATCAGCATCGGAAATCCGAATTTAAAGCCTGAATTGACAGATAACTTTGAGTTGGCTTTGAGCACAAGTATCAAGAAAACGTACCTTAACGTTGCAGTGTTTAGTCGCTCGACTAACAATAGCATTATGCGTTTGAGTTCGCCTTCTGATACCCTCGCTGGGGCAATTATTACAACCTTTGAAAACATTGGGAAGCAACAAGTAGTAGGTGCCAACATTTTTGCCAACGTATATCTTACCCCAAAATGGACGTTGAACGGTGGTGTGGATGTGTATTATAACTACTTGGAAGGTAAAATTCAAGGCCTGGATGGAACTTCAATCAATACCAATAACTCGGGTGTCGTGATTGGCGGGCGTATCATGTCAAGCCTTTCGCTCAACAAAGGCTGGGCTATACAAGCAAATGGTGGTATGAGAGGAAACCAAGTGACGCTTCAAGGGGTACAAGGAAGTTTTTACATGTACTCGCTGGGTGTTCGTAAAGAGTTTAACAATAAAAAGGGAAGCCTTGGTTTGGCAACAGACAACTTCTTAGGTGGTATGAGAATGAAATCAACTTCGGTGACTCCGATTTTGAATCAAACGATGATCAACAATATTTATAACCAAAACGTCAAGCTGACATTCAGCTACAAGATTGGTAAAATGAGCTTTGTTGCCCCTAAGAAAACCAAAGGCGTAAGAAACGACGACGTAAAAGAAGGTGGCGATAACAACTAA
- a CDS encoding Rieske 2Fe-2S domain-containing protein — protein sequence MERYSRYQFLKSMGFKGAALMALMTSCIREEDTYVEALSVNPNSSTGTSTGTGTGTGSATGSTTDLSTITNRLLTIDLTATANAALKTVGGYLVKSGIVVAQSSAGVYVAATQTCTHEPKKKIIFNKTEYYCTDHGARFDLTGKGLNSFGSKGLTVYKTATDGTTLVVYS from the coding sequence ATGGAACGCTATTCGCGCTATCAATTTTTAAAGTCAATGGGTTTTAAGGGGGCTGCACTGATGGCATTAATGACCTCTTGTATTCGGGAGGAGGATACCTACGTAGAAGCCCTGTCGGTTAACCCCAATTCGAGTACTGGGACCAGCACTGGAACAGGTACGGGCACTGGAAGTGCAACAGGTTCAACGACTGACCTCAGCACCATTACCAATCGGCTTCTTACCATCGACCTTACTGCTACGGCCAACGCCGCGCTGAAAACAGTAGGTGGGTATCTTGTTAAGAGTGGGATTGTGGTGGCGCAGTCGAGCGCAGGAGTGTATGTTGCGGCGACCCAAACTTGTACGCATGAACCCAAAAAGAAAATCATTTTTAACAAAACAGAGTACTATTGCACCGACCACGGCGCGCGTTTTGACCTTACGGGTAAGGGCTTAAACAGTTTTGGTAGTAAGGGTCTTACAGTTTACAAAACCGCTACCGATGGTACAACCCTTGTTGTTTATAGTTAG
- a CDS encoding thioredoxin family protein: MKFITSLLISTLWLAAPQWGNDFSKAQNEANQNHRYILLNFCGSDWCGPCIKLKKDIFESADFEQYASQHLVLVRADFPRQKKNQLDAKQTSHNESLAEKYNQQGKFPLTVLLDGNGKVVKEWEGYPASMSTQSLINDIDGLINSKQ, encoded by the coding sequence ATGAAATTTATCACGTCACTTCTCATCAGCACATTGTGGCTGGCCGCTCCGCAATGGGGCAATGATTTTTCTAAGGCGCAAAATGAAGCCAATCAAAACCATAGGTATATTTTACTAAACTTCTGTGGGTCAGATTGGTGCGGGCCTTGTATTAAGTTAAAGAAAGATATTTTTGAATCCGCTGATTTTGAACAATATGCGTCTCAACATTTGGTGTTGGTAAGAGCTGATTTTCCCCGTCAAAAAAAGAATCAGCTTGACGCAAAACAAACCTCTCACAATGAATCGTTGGCCGAGAAATACAATCAACAAGGTAAATTCCCGCTGACTGTATTGCTTGACGGTAATGGGAAAGTGGTCAAAGAATGGGAGGGATACCCAGCATCAATGAGTACCCAGTCGCTCATCAATGATATTGATGGCTTGATTAACAGCAAACAATAA
- a CDS encoding FAD:protein FMN transferase, producing MGNRFEISAVSEDETWAQARIDEAVAEIQRIEALFTTFNDKSQTNLINANAGISPVKVNREVFELVKRSLRISEVTQGAFDITYGSIDKSLWNFDTQMTALPDPKTARQMVRLINYRNVILDEAEGSVFLREKGMRIGFGGIGKGYAAEMAKRLMIQRGVENGIVNASGDLTTWGAQPNGEPWTIGIAHPDAKEQPFSYFNISNISVATSGNYEKYVMIGGKKYSHTIDPKTGLPVSGIKSVTIICPNAEIADAMATPVTVMGVRVGLDLINQMQGMACIIIDDTNRVFTSKNINIS from the coding sequence ATGGGCAATCGTTTCGAAATCAGCGCTGTATCAGAAGATGAAACTTGGGCGCAAGCGCGGATTGATGAAGCAGTAGCTGAAATTCAACGGATTGAAGCGCTTTTTACTACCTTCAACGATAAGAGCCAGACCAATCTAATCAATGCCAACGCAGGAATTTCGCCCGTAAAAGTAAATCGAGAGGTGTTTGAATTAGTAAAGCGTTCGCTGCGAATCTCGGAGGTTACCCAAGGAGCTTTTGATATTACGTACGGGTCGATTGATAAGAGTTTGTGGAATTTTGATACCCAAATGACGGCCTTACCCGACCCCAAAACCGCCCGCCAAATGGTGCGCCTTATCAATTACCGCAATGTGATTTTGGACGAAGCAGAAGGTAGCGTCTTTTTGAGAGAGAAAGGAATGCGTATAGGTTTTGGCGGTATAGGCAAAGGCTACGCCGCCGAAATGGCCAAAAGGCTGATGATACAACGAGGCGTTGAAAACGGAATCGTGAATGCGTCGGGGGACTTAACCACTTGGGGGGCTCAGCCCAACGGCGAACCTTGGACGATTGGAATCGCTCATCCCGATGCCAAAGAGCAACCTTTTTCGTACTTCAACATCAGCAACATTTCAGTCGCCACTTCGGGAAATTACGAGAAATATGTAATGATTGGTGGGAAGAAATATTCGCATACAATTGACCCCAAAACGGGCTTGCCCGTATCAGGGATTAAAAGTGTGACGATTATTTGCCCCAACGCCGAAATTGCAGATGCTATGGCCACGCCCGTAACTGTGATGGGCGTCCGAGTTGGGTTAGATTTAATTAACCAAATGCAAGGAATGGCCTGCATCATTATTGATGATACAAATCGTGTGTTTACCTCAAAAAATATCAACATCAGTTAA
- a CDS encoding DUF4266 domain-containing protein, whose translation MKNQLKNGFFFAAVVGSMTSCVTVKEYQKSRINDSEMELSARKSEKFEQSFYLYREGASGANGGKSGGGCGCN comes from the coding sequence ATGAAAAACCAACTAAAAAACGGGTTCTTCTTCGCTGCGGTTGTGGGAAGTATGACCTCTTGCGTGACGGTGAAAGAATACCAAAAGAGCCGTATCAATGACTCCGAAATGGAGTTGTCGGCCCGGAAGTCTGAAAAGTTTGAGCAAAGTTTCTACCTCTATCGGGAGGGTGCTTCAGGAGCCAATGGTGGCAAAAGCGGCGGTGGCTGCGGATGTAATTAG
- a CDS encoding DUF3570 domain-containing protein, producing MKKIIISVGLLAGLLRGGYAQSEKDTYEKRKLKIDEVNLVSSYYGQDGNNSAVTGGIGTEKLGDFANSIDLKLSFIDRKSRQHSIVADFNIDHYTSASSDNIDPLTVSSASRSDTHVYPSLSWSMKDDATHTTRGISYSYSTEYDYQSHGINLSFSKSSKDNNREFSLKAGAFFDTWTAILPSELRPSGYGSAAEGDRDPVAYKPRNSYNLALSLSQVVNKRLQVLFTVEPSFQQGLLSTPYHRVYFTNGSHTVEKLPGSRFKLPVGARISYFAGDRLILRGFYRFYNDDWGMTAHTVNVEASYKVSPFFSVSPFYRFSNQTAVRYFKPYAQHQATDTYYTSDYDISGFTSHFVGMGLRFAPPGGMFGIKHWNTIEVRYGHYMRSTGMVGNSITLAMKLK from the coding sequence ATGAAAAAAATCATCATCAGTGTAGGGCTGCTTGCGGGGCTGCTTCGGGGAGGGTATGCTCAATCCGAAAAAGACACCTACGAAAAGCGTAAACTCAAAATTGACGAAGTAAACTTGGTAAGTAGCTATTACGGACAAGATGGCAATAACTCTGCCGTGACGGGTGGGATAGGTACCGAAAAATTAGGCGATTTTGCCAATTCGATTGATTTGAAATTGTCGTTTATTGACCGAAAAAGCCGTCAACACAGCATCGTGGCCGATTTCAACATCGACCATTATACTTCCGCTTCCTCCGATAATATCGACCCGTTGACAGTTTCTTCGGCCTCGCGCAGCGATACGCACGTCTATCCGTCGCTTTCGTGGAGCATGAAAGACGATGCCACGCATACTACAAGGGGTATTAGTTATTCATATTCGACCGAATACGACTATCAATCGCACGGGATAAACCTTAGTTTTTCTAAGTCATCGAAAGACAATAACCGTGAGTTCAGCCTAAAAGCAGGGGCGTTTTTTGATACTTGGACGGCGATTCTTCCCTCTGAACTACGCCCATCGGGTTACGGTTCGGCCGCCGAAGGAGATCGTGACCCCGTGGCTTATAAACCTCGAAATTCGTACAATTTAGCGCTGTCGCTTTCGCAGGTCGTCAATAAACGTTTGCAAGTATTGTTTACAGTAGAGCCTTCTTTTCAGCAGGGGCTGCTCAGTACGCCATATCACCGAGTATATTTTACGAATGGTTCACATACGGTAGAAAAACTACCTGGAAGCCGTTTTAAACTCCCCGTGGGAGCACGTATCAGTTACTTTGCAGGCGACCGCCTTATTTTGCGTGGGTTTTATCGGTTCTACAACGATGATTGGGGAATGACGGCCCATACTGTCAACGTAGAAGCTTCGTATAAAGTCAGTCCATTTTTCTCGGTTAGTCCGTTTTATCGGTTTAGTAACCAAACCGCCGTGCGTTACTTCAAACCGTACGCCCAGCACCAAGCTACCGATACATATTATACCAGCGACTATGATATTTCGGGTTTTACCAGTCATTTCGTAGGCATGGGACTTCGGTTTGCGCCTCCAGGGGGTATGTTTGGAATAAAACACTGGAATACCATTGAGGTGCGTTATGGGCATTATATGCGTAGTACAGGAATGGTCGGCAACAGCATTACGCTGGCAATGAAGTTGAAGTAA
- the fabD gene encoding ACP S-malonyltransferase, with protein sequence MKAYVFPGQGSQFSGMGKDLYENNAQARALFDKANEILGFEITKVMFEGTDEELKQTNVTQPAIFLHSVILASTVADFAPEMVAGHSLGEFSALVAAGALLFDDALRLVAQRAAAMQRACELTPSTMAAVLGLDDEKIEQICASVEGEVVVAANFNCPGQVVISGSHEGVRLAGEKLKEAGAKRVLPLPVGGAFHSPLMEPAREELAAAIENTQFTEPRCPIYQNVNAQAATDVATIKANLISQLTAPVRWTQSVKNMVADGATEFVECGPGKVLQGLVKKIAPEAATAAV encoded by the coding sequence ATGAAAGCATACGTATTTCCTGGCCAAGGTTCGCAGTTTAGCGGCATGGGCAAAGACCTCTACGAAAACAATGCTCAAGCGCGCGCGCTCTTCGATAAAGCCAACGAAATTTTAGGATTTGAGATAACCAAGGTCATGTTTGAAGGAACCGACGAAGAACTCAAACAAACCAACGTTACTCAACCTGCGATTTTTCTGCACTCCGTTATTTTAGCTTCGACTGTCGCCGATTTTGCGCCCGAGATGGTAGCAGGTCACTCGCTTGGTGAATTTTCTGCTCTGGTAGCAGCAGGTGCGTTGTTGTTCGACGACGCCCTTCGGTTGGTCGCTCAGCGTGCGGCTGCCATGCAACGCGCCTGTGAGCTAACGCCATCGACCATGGCAGCCGTACTTGGACTTGACGACGAAAAAATCGAACAAATTTGCGCTTCGGTAGAAGGTGAAGTCGTGGTAGCGGCCAACTTCAACTGCCCAGGCCAAGTAGTTATCTCAGGTTCACACGAAGGGGTTCGTTTGGCTGGTGAAAAGCTCAAAGAAGCAGGTGCAAAACGCGTATTACCACTTCCTGTAGGTGGCGCATTCCACTCACCACTGATGGAGCCTGCCCGCGAAGAATTGGCGGCGGCCATTGAAAACACGCAATTCACCGAACCACGTTGCCCTATTTACCAAAACGTAAACGCCCAAGCTGCTACCGACGTTGCAACAATCAAAGCCAACCTCATTTCACAGCTCACGGCTCCAGTACGCTGGACGCAGTCGGTGAAAAACATGGTAGCAGATGGCGCAACCGAGTTTGTGGAATGTGGACCAGGTAAAGTTCTTCAAGGATTGGTTAAAAAAATCGCTCCAGAAGCAGCAACAGCGGCGGTTTAG